One Tamlana carrageenivorans genomic region harbors:
- a CDS encoding patatin-like phospholipase family protein produces the protein MLLFFALFSAEAQKNAQDNRPKVGLVLSGGGAKGLAHIGALKVIDSLGVKIDYVAGTSMGAIIGGLYASGYSGKQLDSLFHVINFDDLLSDELPRASKTFSERANAEKYAVKLPFNKFSVKLPSAISKGHNTYNLFSNLLFSVGGIDDFSKLPVPFFCVATNVENGEQVILNKGNLALSIMASGALPSLYQPVMINGAILVDGGVVNNYPVDELRDLGMDIIIGVDVQDDLANRENLTSAPDLLFQINNFRTINDMRQKVRKTDIYIKPDIIDYNVISFDEGQQIINQGSEAALMKVKVLKKLPKQTLNTSKKTWRRRNTDSISINQIRIDGNKHYTRAYVIGKLKFKEKEKISYPDFNEGVNNLVATDNFDAFEYQLKEAKDTVGYDLVARVRESSVDTYLKLGAHYDDLYKTAILLNLTKKRLLFKNDEMSFDLILGDNVRYNFEYLIDKGFYWSIGVKSRYNQFDKKISAGLVLEDEVLRDNGLSKIDVKLRDQTNQFYVQTLFMRDFAFSMGAEHKHIEINTENLTGIDNEDYSIGSTNYLGLVGALKMDKYDDFYFPRKGVYFDGQLNMYLYSSSQGSDFKNYSIAKASMGYAYSISNKLAFNVQTSGGFKFGDKSDPTLDFALGGFGNHLINNFVPFFGYDFVALTGNSYVKSSLTFDYEIFNKQHILLEGNWSNIDDDIFDTGEWFTLPDYSGYSIGYGIETFIGPIQLKYSYSPELGDRKWVFNVGFWF, from the coding sequence ATGTTGTTGTTTTTCGCTTTGTTTTCCGCGGAAGCGCAAAAAAATGCTCAAGATAATCGGCCTAAGGTAGGTTTGGTTTTAAGTGGTGGTGGGGCAAAAGGCTTGGCGCATATTGGCGCTTTAAAGGTGATTGATAGTTTAGGTGTAAAAATAGATTATGTAGCAGGAACCAGTATGGGGGCTATAATAGGAGGGTTGTATGCTTCTGGATATTCTGGAAAACAATTAGATTCTTTATTTCATGTCATTAATTTTGATGATCTGCTTAGTGATGAGTTGCCTCGAGCTTCAAAAACATTTTCCGAACGGGCTAATGCCGAAAAATATGCTGTAAAACTACCTTTCAATAAGTTTTCGGTAAAATTACCTTCGGCCATTTCTAAAGGCCATAATACCTATAATTTATTTTCAAATTTGTTGTTTTCCGTAGGTGGGATAGACGATTTTAGTAAGCTTCCTGTGCCCTTTTTTTGTGTGGCTACTAATGTTGAAAATGGTGAACAGGTTATTTTAAATAAAGGAAATTTGGCGCTCTCTATTATGGCTAGTGGGGCTTTGCCTTCTTTATATCAGCCTGTTATGATTAATGGTGCGATTTTGGTAGACGGTGGTGTTGTAAATAATTATCCAGTTGATGAGCTTCGAGATTTAGGCATGGATATTATTATTGGGGTAGATGTTCAAGATGATCTGGCCAATCGCGAGAATTTAACCTCGGCTCCTGATTTGTTATTTCAAATAAACAATTTCAGAACCATAAATGATATGCGTCAAAAAGTTAGAAAAACGGATATCTACATTAAGCCCGATATCATAGATTATAATGTCATTTCTTTTGATGAAGGACAGCAAATTATAAACCAAGGGAGTGAAGCTGCTTTAATGAAAGTAAAAGTGCTTAAAAAATTACCAAAACAGACTTTAAACACATCAAAAAAAACATGGCGACGCCGTAACACTGATAGTATTTCTATTAATCAGATTAGAATTGATGGTAATAAACATTATACCAGGGCTTATGTTATAGGGAAGCTAAAATTTAAAGAAAAGGAGAAAATAAGTTACCCCGATTTCAATGAAGGGGTGAATAACTTAGTGGCTACCGATAATTTTGATGCTTTCGAGTATCAATTAAAAGAAGCTAAAGATACTGTGGGTTACGATTTGGTAGCACGGGTAAGAGAATCTTCGGTAGATACCTATTTGAAATTGGGAGCGCATTACGACGATTTATATAAAACAGCCATTTTACTTAATCTTACTAAAAAACGCTTGTTGTTTAAAAATGACGAGATGTCTTTCGATTTAATTTTAGGCGATAATGTGCGCTATAATTTTGAATATTTAATTGATAAAGGGTTTTATTGGAGTATCGGTGTAAAATCGCGATACAATCAGTTTGATAAAAAAATAAGTGCAGGTCTGGTTTTAGAGGATGAAGTTTTGCGAGATAATGGCCTAAGCAAAATTGATGTGAAATTAAGGGATCAGACTAATCAATTTTATGTGCAAACGTTATTCATGAGGGATTTTGCCTTTAGTATGGGTGCCGAGCATAAGCATATCGAAATAAATACCGAAAATTTAACAGGTATTGATAATGAAGATTACTCCATAGGGAGTACCAATTATTTAGGCCTTGTTGGCGCCTTAAAAATGGATAAGTATGACGATTTTTATTTTCCACGAAAGGGAGTCTATTTTGATGGGCAATTAAACATGTACCTCTATTCTTCCAGTCAAGGTAGCGATTTTAAAAATTATTCTATTGCTAAAGCAAGTATGGGCTATGCCTATAGTATTTCTAATAAGTTAGCCTTTAACGTTCAAACCAGTGGCGGTTTTAAATTTGGTGATAAATCCGATCCTACTCTAGATTTTGCCCTTGGAGGCTTTGGAAATCATTTAATCAATAATTTTGTTCCCTTTTTTGGATACGATTTTGTGGCTTTAACCGGTAATAGTTACGTAAAATCATCGCTTACTTTCGATTACGAAATTTTTAATAAACAGCACATTTTGCTCGAAGGGAATTGGTCGAATATTGATGATGATATTTTCGATACGGGCGAGTGGTTTACCCTGCCTGATTATTCTGGTTATAGTATTGGCTATGGCATAGAAACATTTATTGGTCCTATTCAACTTAAATACAGTTATTCTCCAGAATTAGGAGACCGCAAATGGGTTTTTAACGTTGGATTTTGGTTTTAA
- the rimK gene encoding 30S ribosomal protein S6--L-glutamate ligase — MNIVVLSRNSQLYSTDRLIEEGEKRGHKMEIIDPLKCDIIIEKEKPTIFYKDRYLDYVDAIIPRIGSSVTFYGCAVVRQFEMMGVFTIVTSDAIQRSRDKLRSLQRLSKAGIGMPKTVFTNYSRDVEEVIEHVGGTPVIIKLLEGTQGLGVVLAETKSAAESVLEAFNGLQARVIVQEFIKEAGGADLRALVVDGQVVGAMKRQGKEGEFRSNLHRGGSANIIKLSHDELKLAMSAAAALKLPVCGVDMLQSSRGPLLLEVNSTPGLEGIEKATGRNIAKAIISFIEKNKR, encoded by the coding sequence ATGAATATAGTCGTTCTATCAAGAAATTCACAATTGTACTCTACCGATCGTCTTATTGAAGAAGGTGAAAAACGAGGACATAAAATGGAAATTATCGATCCTCTAAAATGCGATATCATTATTGAAAAAGAAAAACCCACAATTTTCTATAAAGACCGATATTTAGATTACGTAGACGCCATTATCCCAAGAATTGGCTCTTCGGTAACCTTTTATGGTTGTGCCGTTGTAAGGCAATTTGAAATGATGGGGGTTTTTACTATTGTCACTTCTGATGCTATCCAGCGCTCACGTGATAAACTACGCAGTTTACAGCGTTTAAGCAAAGCAGGAATAGGCATGCCTAAAACTGTTTTTACAAATTACTCTAGAGATGTCGAGGAAGTTATCGAGCATGTTGGAGGTACGCCAGTAATCATTAAATTACTTGAAGGCACTCAAGGATTAGGCGTTGTTTTAGCCGAAACTAAAAGTGCTGCCGAATCGGTCCTAGAAGCTTTTAATGGTTTACAAGCACGTGTTATTGTTCAAGAATTTATTAAGGAGGCCGGAGGAGCCGACTTACGTGCTTTGGTGGTAGACGGACAAGTAGTTGGTGCCATGAAACGCCAAGGTAAGGAAGGGGAATTCCGTTCAAACCTGCATCGTGGAGGATCAGCCAATATTATAAAATTAAGTCATGATGAACTCAAATTGGCTATGAGCGCAGCGGCAGCCCTTAAACTACCCGTTTGTGGCGTAGATATGCTTCAATCATCTAGAGGCCCACTACTTTTAGAAGTGAACTCGACACCCGGATTAGAAGGCATCGAGAAAGCCACTGGTCGCAACATCGCCAAAGCCATTATATCTTTTATTGAAAAAAACAAAAGGTAA
- the uvrC gene encoding excinuclease ABC subunit UvrC, with the protein MDQPNLEIQLKTLPNQPGVYQYYDKDGVIIYVGKAKNLKKRVSSYFNKTHDSGKTRVLVKKIVDIKHIVVDTETDALLLENNLIKKYQPRYNVLLKDDKSYPWICIKKERFPRVFSTRRVFKDGSEYFGPYTSLKTVYTLLDLIKGLYSLRTCNYHLSEEKIDSGKYKVCLEYHLGNCKGPCEDLENEVAYNENIKAIREILKGNFKDSLQQFKTQMKAYAENLQFEEAQKIKEKVEVLESYQAKSTIVNPKISNVDVFSIVSDESYGYINFLQISYGSIIRSHTLEIKKKLEETDRELLELAITEIRQRFNSNSKEIYVPFSVELGEDVKVTIPKLGDKKHILDLSLRNAKYYRMERFKQMKIVDPDRHAKRIMAQMKIDLRLSEEPRHIECFDNSNIQGTNPVAACVVFKDGKPSKKDYRHFNIKTVVGPDDFASMEEVVYRRYKRLLEENKPLPQLIIIDGGKGQLSSALKSLDALGLRQEIAIIGIAKRLEELFYPDDPIPLYLDKKSETLKVIQFLRNEAHRFGIEHHRNRRSKTALNTELETIPGVGKKTIVELLKHFKSVKRISNAKREELETVIGFSRASKVYNHYHKK; encoded by the coding sequence ATGGATCAGCCTAATCTAGAGATACAATTAAAAACGCTTCCCAATCAGCCAGGAGTTTATCAGTATTATGATAAAGATGGTGTTATTATCTATGTTGGTAAGGCTAAAAATTTAAAAAAAAGAGTTAGCTCGTACTTCAATAAAACACACGATAGCGGTAAAACTCGGGTATTGGTGAAAAAAATTGTAGACATCAAGCATATTGTTGTCGATACCGAAACCGATGCGCTGCTTTTAGAAAATAATCTGATAAAAAAATACCAACCCAGGTATAATGTATTGCTGAAGGATGATAAGTCATACCCGTGGATTTGCATCAAAAAAGAACGATTTCCCAGAGTGTTTAGCACCCGACGTGTTTTTAAAGATGGCAGTGAATATTTTGGGCCTTATACCAGTTTAAAAACGGTTTATACGTTATTGGATTTAATAAAAGGATTGTATAGCCTAAGAACTTGCAATTATCATTTATCTGAAGAAAAAATAGATTCAGGGAAATATAAAGTGTGTTTAGAGTATCACCTAGGAAACTGTAAAGGGCCTTGTGAAGATTTGGAAAATGAAGTGGCCTATAATGAGAATATCAAGGCTATTCGTGAGATCTTAAAAGGAAATTTTAAAGATTCCCTGCAGCAATTTAAAACTCAAATGAAAGCCTATGCCGAGAACTTGCAGTTTGAAGAGGCGCAAAAAATTAAAGAAAAAGTTGAGGTTTTAGAGAGCTATCAGGCAAAATCTACCATTGTAAATCCTAAAATAAGCAATGTCGATGTGTTTTCAATTGTGAGCGATGAAAGTTATGGTTATATTAACTTTTTACAAATATCTTACGGTTCTATTATTCGATCTCATACTTTAGAAATTAAAAAGAAATTAGAAGAAACCGATCGCGAACTTTTAGAACTGGCTATCACCGAAATAAGGCAGCGATTCAATTCCAATTCTAAAGAAATTTACGTACCTTTTAGTGTAGAATTGGGTGAAGACGTTAAGGTTACGATTCCTAAGTTAGGTGATAAAAAACACATTTTAGATTTGTCTTTACGAAATGCAAAATACTATCGTATGGAGCGTTTTAAGCAAATGAAAATTGTTGATCCCGACCGGCATGCTAAGCGAATCATGGCACAAATGAAAATAGACTTAAGGTTGTCGGAAGAGCCGCGACATATTGAGTGTTTTGATAACTCAAATATTCAAGGTACAAACCCGGTAGCGGCTTGTGTGGTATTTAAAGATGGTAAGCCCAGTAAGAAAGACTACCGTCATTTTAATATTAAAACGGTTGTAGGACCAGATGATTTTGCTTCTATGGAAGAAGTGGTGTACAGGCGCTATAAGCGTTTGCTTGAAGAAAATAAGCCATTACCGCAATTAATTATTATTGATGGAGGTAAAGGGCAGTTGTCTTCGGCTTTAAAAAGTTTAGACGCCTTAGGTTTGCGACAGGAAATCGCCATAATAGGCATTGCTAAGCGTTTGGAAGAGTTGTTTTATCCCGATGATCCTATTCCGTTGTATCTGGATAAAAAGAGTGAAACGCTAAAGGTGATTCAGTTTTTACGAAATGAAGCACACCGGTTTGGTATCGAACATCATAGAAACCGTAGAAGTAAAACGGCCTTAAATACCGAGTTAGAAACCATACCTGGTGTTGGCAAAAAAACCATTGTAGAGCTCTTAAAGCATTTTAAATCGGTAAAACGTATTTCAAATGCCAAACGTGAAGAATTGGAAACTGTTATAGGGTTCTCCAGAGCTTCAAAAGTGTATAACCATTATCATAAAAAATAA
- a CDS encoding IS4 family transposase — protein MTTLEKESLVSDKRFKKRDFQDRISRLFCILKLSHIQDMNKSKNFSGQPIIKQVLNFILPKDVHRTAKKHNSDRYTKKFTTYEHLATMVFTVISGCSSLREVSSIMLACEGKINHLGLTDFPKRSTLSDANRRRSSEVFADIYHLLYKRYHRFLSDSRPLEPAVKNLKIVDSSTTPLFSDILKGVGRNPLNGKKKGGIKMHTMINAMEDVPCLIKFSSAATHDHTFLKDLELKKGSYVVFDKGYVDYEQYQKWTLEDVYFVTRQKDNARYTSLEEFDISNKVDDAVLKDEKIGLTDKNGNAFSLRRIAFWHEKHQKVYEFITNNYDLDADKIADIYKNRWQIETMFKRLKQNFPLKYFLGDNQNAIEIQIWVSLIIQLIMLVIQRKTQRNWAYSNMMSVIRYHLMTYIDLFKFLKNPEANWEEITTKNIGQLSLFDP, from the coding sequence ATGACGACTCTTGAAAAAGAATCATTAGTGTCCGATAAAAGATTTAAAAAGCGGGATTTCCAAGATAGGATTTCCCGCTTATTTTGTATCTTGAAGTTATCACACATCCAAGATATGAATAAAAGTAAAAACTTTAGCGGACAACCCATAATCAAACAGGTATTAAATTTCATTTTGCCCAAAGATGTTCATCGGACAGCCAAAAAGCACAACAGCGATCGCTATACCAAAAAGTTTACCACCTATGAGCATTTGGCCACTATGGTATTTACCGTGATCAGTGGCTGTAGCTCACTTCGTGAGGTTTCCAGTATTATGCTTGCCTGCGAGGGAAAGATCAACCATCTAGGACTCACGGACTTTCCAAAACGCAGTACCTTGTCAGATGCTAACAGGAGAAGAAGCTCTGAAGTATTTGCCGATATTTATCATTTACTCTACAAACGTTACCATCGCTTTTTATCGGACAGCAGACCCTTAGAACCTGCAGTGAAGAACCTTAAAATCGTTGATTCCTCGACCACACCCCTATTTAGCGACATTCTTAAAGGTGTAGGAAGGAACCCGCTCAACGGCAAAAAGAAAGGAGGTATCAAGATGCATACTATGATAAACGCCATGGAAGACGTTCCTTGTCTGATTAAGTTTTCAAGCGCGGCCACGCACGACCACACCTTTTTAAAAGACCTGGAACTCAAGAAGGGCTCTTATGTGGTTTTTGACAAAGGGTATGTGGATTATGAGCAATACCAAAAATGGACACTGGAAGATGTTTACTTTGTGACTCGGCAAAAGGACAATGCTCGCTATACAAGCCTTGAAGAGTTTGATATCTCCAATAAAGTGGACGATGCTGTCTTAAAGGACGAAAAAATAGGGCTTACGGACAAAAACGGCAATGCTTTTTCCCTGAGGAGAATCGCTTTTTGGCACGAAAAGCACCAAAAAGTTTATGAGTTCATCACTAATAATTATGATCTTGATGCAGACAAAATAGCCGACATCTATAAAAATAGGTGGCAGATTGAGACGATGTTCAAGCGGCTTAAACAGAACTTTCCGCTAAAGTATTTTTTGGGAGACAATCAAAATGCCATCGAAATACAAATCTGGGTCAGTTTGATAATCCAGCTCATTATGCTTGTGATCCAAAGAAAAACCCAAAGAAACTGGGCTTATTCCAATATGATGTCCGTCATACGATACCATTTGATGACATATATCGATTTGTTCAAATTCCTGAAAAACCCAGAAGCTAATTGGGAAGAGATTACAACCAAAAACATTGGGCAATTAAGCCTTTTTGACCCATAA
- a CDS encoding lipoprotein signal peptidase: protein MSLKKSILIIIVILLIDQISKIYIKTHFSLHESVDVFSWFKIYFIENDGMAWGTKISDFTSLISDRSAKVALTLFRVFAIFGIGYWLYDATKKGCSKILLLAIALIFAGALGNIIDSVFYGVLFDHSFGQVASFLTESGGYDSLLHGRVVDMLYFPLIEVDLPHWLPLYGGKRFNFFEPVFNIADVAISTGFIMLIVFNKKAFPKIDS, encoded by the coding sequence ATGTCTTTAAAGAAATCGATTCTTATCATCATCGTTATTTTACTTATTGATCAAATTAGTAAAATCTATATAAAAACACATTTTTCCTTGCATGAAAGCGTCGATGTATTTTCATGGTTTAAAATCTATTTTATTGAAAATGATGGCATGGCTTGGGGTACAAAAATTAGTGATTTTACATCCTTAATCTCCGATAGAAGTGCTAAGGTAGCCTTGACTTTATTTCGTGTGTTCGCCATTTTCGGAATTGGGTATTGGCTATATGATGCTACTAAAAAAGGCTGTTCCAAAATTTTACTATTGGCCATTGCTTTAATTTTTGCAGGCGCTTTAGGAAATATTATCGATTCGGTATTTTACGGTGTTTTGTTCGATCATAGTTTTGGTCAGGTTGCCTCTTTTCTAACAGAATCAGGGGGTTACGACAGTTTATTACACGGTCGTGTAGTCGATATGCTATATTTTCCTTTAATCGAAGTAGATTTACCACATTGGCTTCCTCTTTATGGAGGTAAGCGTTTTAACTTCTTTGAACCTGTTTTTAATATTGCCGATGTGGCTATAAGTACAGGCTTTATTATGCTGATTGTTTTTAATAAAAAGGCGTTTCCTAAAATCGACTCGTAA
- a CDS encoding ATP-dependent zinc protease yields MSKKILGRTDIVDFPNLELFNIDVKMDTGAYTSTIHCSKIIEEGSTLRCIFNSNTHKNFGKTEIVFDTFWRTDVKSSNGYKENRYKIKSDVIFFGKTYKINLTLSTRDDMKFPVLIGRQFLKQKFIVDVDLINVSFLKK; encoded by the coding sequence ATGAGTAAGAAAATCCTCGGACGCACCGATATTGTTGACTTCCCTAATCTGGAACTCTTCAATATTGATGTAAAAATGGATACTGGAGCTTACACTTCAACCATCCATTGTTCAAAAATTATTGAAGAAGGCAGTACTTTAAGGTGTATTTTCAACAGTAATACCCATAAAAACTTTGGCAAAACAGAAATTGTTTTCGATACTTTTTGGCGCACCGATGTAAAAAGCAGTAACGGTTACAAAGAAAATCGCTACAAAATTAAATCTGACGTCATCTTTTTTGGCAAAACATATAAGATTAACCTAACTTTAAGCACCAGAGACGATATGAAATTTCCCGTGCTTATTGGCAGACAGTTCCTAAAACAAAAATTTATAGTAGACGTAGATTTAATCAACGTTTCTTTTCTAAAAAAATAA
- a CDS encoding 5-formyltetrahydrofolate cyclo-ligase, with protein MNKLALRKKYKALRAELTEAQLEDLSLLISNQLLHLPIWSYTFYHIFLSIAEQKEINTDYILNILSGKDKNILISKSDFATGAMHSFLLTDNTVIKKNSYNIPEPVNGIEIENSKTDVVFIPLLAFDDKGNRVGYGKGFYDRFLAQCKPDTVKIGLSFFEAEADTIETSETDVKLDFCVTPHKTYRF; from the coding sequence ATGAATAAGTTAGCATTAAGAAAAAAATATAAGGCGCTTCGAGCGGAACTCACCGAAGCGCAATTGGAAGATTTAAGTTTACTCATTTCTAATCAACTTTTACATTTACCCATTTGGAGCTATACTTTTTACCATATCTTTTTAAGTATTGCGGAACAAAAGGAAATAAACACCGATTATATCCTAAATATTTTATCGGGAAAGGACAAAAACATTCTGATTTCTAAATCTGATTTTGCAACCGGTGCCATGCATAGTTTTTTACTCACAGACAACACAGTGATTAAAAAAAACAGTTATAACATTCCAGAACCTGTTAATGGTATTGAAATAGAGAACAGCAAAACCGACGTTGTTTTTATTCCACTTTTAGCTTTTGATGACAAAGGCAATCGTGTTGGTTACGGCAAAGGTTTTTATGATCGCTTTTTAGCACAATGTAAACCTGACACTGTTAAAATAGGCCTATCCTTTTTTGAAGCCGAAGCCGACACTATTGAAACCTCTGAAACAGATGTTAAATTAGATTTCTGTGTCACACCACATAAAACATATCGCTTTTAA
- a CDS encoding TraR/DksA family transcriptional regulator: MADNVRYSDADLAEFKALITEKIEKAKYDLDLIKSAYMNDSTNGTEDTSPTFKAFDEGSAVMSKESNSQLAIRQEKFIRDLKNALIRIENKTYGICRVTGKLINKKRLELVPHATLSIEAKNMQ, translated from the coding sequence ATGGCAGATAACGTAAGATATTCGGATGCAGATTTAGCAGAATTTAAAGCGCTAATTACAGAAAAAATTGAAAAGGCCAAATATGATTTAGATCTTATTAAAAGTGCTTATATGAATGATTCAACAAATGGCACTGAGGATACATCACCTACTTTTAAGGCTTTTGATGAAGGTAGTGCTGTTATGAGTAAAGAATCAAATTCGCAATTGGCTATTCGTCAAGAAAAATTTATTCGTGATTTAAAAAACGCCCTTATTCGTATCGAGAATAAAACCTATGGTATTTGCCGTGTTACAGGAAAATTAATTAATAAAAAACGATTGGAGCTTGTGCCTCATGCAACTTTAAGCATTGAAGCAAAAAATATGCAATAA
- a CDS encoding succinylglutamate desuccinylase/aspartoacylase family protein codes for MTNINKGDLHILGTTIKLGESKEVNFNVANLHSSTPVNVPIIIERALKPGPTVLFTAGIHGDEVNGVEIVRQLIAKNINKPKCGTIMCMPVINIFGFINLTREFPDGRDLNRVFPGSPTGSLAGRVAHKLINDVIPNVDFIIDFHTGGSGRFNAPQLRFEKSNEELIALAKVFGAPFVLYSKNLSKSFRATCSKLGKPILLFEGGKSFHIDDVVTNSGVNGSKRILKHLGMLNTNIKSSKPRHDCVFIDDSKWIRAKYSGMFKASIHIGAYVLKGDVLGHITDPYGKFNYFVKAPNSGYIINVNEAPVVYQGDALFHISKKLKRVLS; via the coding sequence ATGACAAACATAAACAAAGGTGATTTACACATTCTTGGTACTACCATAAAATTAGGAGAAAGTAAGGAGGTTAACTTTAATGTGGCCAACTTACACTCTTCTACCCCAGTAAACGTTCCTATAATTATTGAACGTGCTTTAAAACCCGGACCTACGGTTTTATTTACAGCAGGTATTCATGGTGATGAGGTAAATGGGGTTGAAATTGTTAGACAGCTCATCGCGAAAAACATAAATAAACCGAAATGCGGCACCATTATGTGTATGCCTGTTATTAATATTTTCGGTTTTATAAACTTAACACGTGAGTTTCCCGATGGTCGTGATTTAAACCGTGTTTTCCCTGGTAGCCCCACTGGCTCTCTTGCAGGACGCGTGGCTCACAAACTGATTAATGATGTGATACCGAATGTAGATTTTATAATCGACTTTCATACCGGGGGCTCGGGGCGCTTTAATGCACCTCAACTTCGTTTTGAAAAATCGAATGAAGAGCTTATCGCTTTAGCCAAAGTTTTTGGAGCACCTTTTGTGCTTTACTCCAAAAATTTATCGAAATCTTTTAGAGCGACTTGTTCGAAATTAGGGAAACCGATTTTACTTTTTGAAGGCGGTAAATCTTTTCATATTGATGATGTGGTTACCAATTCTGGGGTTAATGGTTCCAAGCGTATTTTGAAACACTTGGGTATGCTTAACACCAATATAAAATCGTCTAAACCGCGACATGATTGTGTATTTATTGATGACAGTAAATGGATACGAGCCAAATACTCGGGCATGTTTAAAGCCTCAATCCATATAGGTGCATATGTATTAAAAGGCGATGTTTTAGGACATATTACCGACCCTTACGGAAAGTTTAATTACTTCGTAAAAGCACCAAATTCGGGTTATATTATAAATGTAAATGAAGCGCCTGTTGTGTACCAAGGCGATGCATTATTTCACATTTCTAAAAAATTAAAACGTGTATTAAGCTAA